One window of the Solanum stenotomum isolate F172 chromosome 11, ASM1918654v1, whole genome shotgun sequence genome contains the following:
- the LOC125844864 gene encoding patellin-3-like, with product MAEETKKPASDETTPATTQEVVVSDVPVPEKESTLQSEPVPVPETPEKSAVPVPEETEAATVTEKAPVTESASFKEESNKVEELPNPEQKALAELKQLVQDALNKHEFTAPPPPPPVKEEEKKPEVEAAEPVAAAVAEEEKKKESEPSTDAAPAETPAIAEEPPVPAAVVEEKKETPPVVEEKKEIPPVVVEEKKETPPPAPVTAEEEDGSKAVEEIKETIVEVTATSTAPVEETAVPAEEVPATEEDVAPEEVSIWGIPLLADERSDVILLKFLRARDFKVKEAFAMLKSVVAWRKEFNIDELLEEDLSGLGLEKVVYNHGVDKEGHPVCYNAFGAFQDNELYQNTFADKEKMNKFLRWRIQFMEKSIRNLDFSPDGICTFVQVIDLKNSPGLYLYKKELRQATNRALQLLQDNYPEFVAKQVFINVPWWYPAYYRMINALFTTRTKSKFVFAGASRSAETLFKYIVPEQVPVQYGGLSREGEQEFTIADPATEDTVKPASKHTIEFPVTEKSNLVWEARVVGWDVCYGAEFVPSAEGGYTIIVEKSRKIAAANETVITNNYTAPEAGKVVLTFDNQTSKRKKLVYRSKTKPSD from the exons atggctGAAGAAACCAAGAAACCTGCTTCTGATGAAACTACGCCGGCGACAACTCAAGAGGTTGTCGTCTCTGATGTCCCCGTGCCGGAAAAGGAATCCACCCTTCAATCTGAACCGGTACCTGTTCCTGAGACACCGGAAAAATCTGCTGTTCCGGTGCCTGAGGAAACTGAAGCTGCAACTGTTACGGAAAAAGCTCCAGTTACTGAATCTGCTTCGTTTAAGGAAGAGAGCAATAAAGTTGAGGAACTACCAAATCCTGAGCAAAAGGCTTTAGCGGAGTTGAAACAGTTGGTTCAAGATGCTCTGAACAAGCATGAATTCACTGCTCCACCACCACCCCCGCCGGTcaaggaggaggagaagaaacCAGAGGTTGAAGCAGCAGAACCTGTAGCTGCTGCTGTGGCAGAggaggagaaaaagaaagaatctGAACCCAGCACCGATGCTGCACCAGCTGAGACTCCGGCAATCGCGGAAGAACCACCAGTTCCAGCGGCAGTGgtagaagagaagaaagaaactCCACCTGTAgtggaagagaagaaagaaattcCACCTGTAGTAgtggaagagaagaaagaaactCCACCACCAGCTCCGGTTACAGCAGAGGAGGAGGATGGTTCTAAAGCCGTTGAAGAAATCAAAGAGACGATTGTTGAAGTGACTGCCACCAGTACTGCACCGGTGGAGGAGACAGCAGTTCCGGCAGAAGAAGTCCCAGCAACAGAGGAAGATGTAGCACCAGAAGAAGTTTCCATCTGGGGAATTCCTTTATTAGCTGATGAGAGAAGTGATGTGATCCTTCTCAAGTTCCTCCGAGCCAGAGATTTTAAGGTGAAGGAAGCTTTTGCTATGCTGAAGAGTGTGGTAGCATGGCGTAAGGAGTTTAACATTGATGAACTTTTGGAAGAAGATCTGTCAGGACTAGGACTAGAGAAAGTGGTGTACAATCATGGTGTGGACAAGGAAGGACATCCAGTGTGTTACAATGCATTCGGGGCATTTCAGGACAATGAATTGTATCAGAATACTTTTGCTGACAAGGAGAAAATGAACAAGTTTCTTAGATGGCGTATTCAGTTCATGGAGAAATCAATCAGGAATCTTGATTTTAGCCCTGATGGCATATGCACTTTTGTTCAGGTTATTGATCTCAAGAATTCACCTGGACTTTACCTTTACAAGAAAGAACTTCGCCAGGCTACCAACCGTGCACTTCAGTTACTCCAGGACAACTACCCTGAATTTGTTGCCAAGCAG GTATTCATCAATGTGCCATGGTGGTATCCAGCTTACTACAGAATGATCAATGCACTTTTCACTACCAGGACCAAGAGCAAGTTTGTGTTTGCTGGTGCTTCAAGATCTGCTGAGACTCTCTTCAA ATACATTGTCCCTGAGCAAGTTCCAGTTCAATATGGTGGACTTAGCAGGGAGGGTGAACAGGAATTCACCATTGCTGACCCTGCCACTGAGGATACCGTTAAGCCTGCTTCCAAACACACCATTGAATTTCCAGTTACTGAG AAGAGTAATTTGGTGTGGGAAGCAAGAGTGGTTGGATGGGATGTGTGTTATGGAGCTGAATTTGTGCCAAGTGCTGAAGGCGGATACACGATCATCGTCGAGAAATCAAGAAAGATTGCAGCAGCAAATGAAACAGTGATCACCAACAACTACACCGCGCCAGAAGCAGGCAAAGTGGTGCTTACATTTGATAACCAAACATCTAAGAGGAAGAAGCTTGTCTACAGATCCAAGACCAAGCCTTCTGATTAA